The following proteins come from a genomic window of Diorhabda carinulata isolate Delta chromosome X, icDioCari1.1, whole genome shotgun sequence:
- the LOC130900827 gene encoding CLIP domain-containing serine protease HP8-like, whose product MHLRKCLLIIGSFYFIVEGTDVDEHPNWKYLPENCGKAKENQFRIYGGQEAQLGEFPWMVRLRGEKHGLHGFVCGAALIGPRHILTAAHCQEDVNIVSVRIGEYDTKKPIDCDDDGCAPEHQDIEVEYFRAHPKWSTSTLHNDIAVVKLVRDATFNDYVQPICLPGRNTFFKTYDPTGSVKLAGWGYADNSSRIHLPHVLQFVNLPVKEMSYCSEYYPKYRSTFIANDQLCIGSPDGKDTCEGDSGGPVMQEIKVDNEYRFHSLGVVSFGSSKCGKAPAIYTNVRAYLKWILDNL is encoded by the exons ATGCATTTACGCAAGTGTCTACTTATTATCGGATCATTTTACTTCATAG TTGAAGGGACGGATGTAGATGAACATCCGAACTGGAAATACCTACCTGAGAATTGTGGGAAAGCGAAAGAAAATCAATTTCGGATTTATGGAGGACAAGAAGCTCAACTAGGAGAATTTCCTTGGATGGTGAGACTTAGAGGAGAGAAACATGGTTTGCATGGTTTCGTTTGTGGTGCAGCTCTCATAGGTCCAAGACATATCTTAACAGCTGCACATTGTCAAGAAGATGTTAATAT AGTATCTGTTCGAATTGGAGAATATGATACAAAGAAACCTATTGATTGTGATGATGACGGCTGTGCCCCAGAACACCAAGACATAGAAGTTGAATATTTCAGAGCTCATCCTAAATGGAGTACTTCCACTTTACATAATGATATTGCCGTGGTGAAACTTGTGCGTGATGCTACATTCAACG ATTACGTTCAACCGATTTGTCTACCTGGTCGTAATACTTTCTTCAAAACCTATGACCCTACTGGATCGGTGAAACTCGCTGGTTGGGGCTATGCCGATAATTCTTCTCGTATACATCTTCCACACGTTCTTCAATTTGTCAATCTTCCTGTCAAGGAGATGTCTTATTGTAGCGAGTATTATCCCAA ATATAGATCTACTTTTATAGCCAATGATCAACTTTGCATTGGCTCACCTGATGGAAAAGACACATGTGAAGGAGATAGTGGAGGTCCCGTCATGCAAGAAATTAAAGTAGATAACGAGTATCGCTTTCATTCTTTAGGAGTTGTCTCCTTCGGTTCTTCTAAATGTGGGAAAGCGCCAGcaatttatacaaatgttaGAGCATATTTAAAATGGATTTTAGACAATTTGTGA